The Microbacterium sp. KUDC0406 genome includes a window with the following:
- a CDS encoding ROK family protein — translation MRGSVDEHPRRAADLSRTIATDLLVNGPRTRSELAGLLGVSLATITRLIRPLLASQVLIETDRPLSSGLGRSAFGLDVEPSRGRFAGIKVTSDTVFGVTTDLRARELARTALPLPSTGVDAVIDTIAAVAAELQRGSARPLDAVGVTLGGTVSADGRVIVGPHLRWEDVPLRTLLAPHFTVPVHVDSDVVGLLRALHWFGHGREYDGFALLTVGAGIGYGVVMHDGVVMHDSVLNSRMDAVSHLPVDPAGPLCPRDIADA, via the coding sequence GAGCACCCCCGTCGCGCCGCAGATCTCTCGCGCACGATCGCGACGGATCTCCTGGTGAACGGGCCTCGAACACGCTCGGAGCTCGCCGGGCTTCTGGGCGTCTCGCTCGCGACGATCACCCGGCTGATCCGTCCCCTCCTTGCAAGCCAAGTGCTCATCGAGACCGACCGACCGCTCTCGTCCGGACTGGGACGGTCGGCGTTCGGACTCGACGTCGAGCCGAGCCGAGGGCGCTTCGCCGGCATCAAGGTCACCTCGGACACGGTGTTCGGCGTCACCACCGATCTGCGCGCTCGGGAGCTGGCACGCACGGCGCTGCCGCTCCCGTCGACCGGTGTCGACGCCGTCATCGACACGATCGCCGCGGTCGCCGCCGAACTGCAACGCGGCTCGGCGCGACCCCTCGATGCGGTGGGCGTGACCCTGGGCGGGACAGTGTCCGCCGATGGCAGGGTGATCGTCGGTCCGCATCTGCGATGGGAGGACGTGCCGCTGCGGACCCTCCTGGCCCCGCACTTCACCGTGCCGGTGCACGTCGACAGCGACGTGGTCGGCCTGCTCCGCGCCTTGCACTGGTTCGGCCATGGGCGGGAGTACGACGGATTCGCTCTGCTCACCGTGGGCGCAGGGATCGGCTACGGAGTGGTCATGCACGACGGCGTGGTGATGCACGACTCCGTCCTCAACTCCCGCATGGACGCCGTCTCGCATCTGCCCGTCGACCCGGCGGGCCCGCTGTGCCCGAGGGACATCGCGGATGCCTGA